CCAGATTCAAGTTCGCGCTTGATCAGCAAATCTACTGGGCCAGCAAAGTTATCGGTCGAAATATTTCGCGTGTCTCCAATGCTGGCGATCGTCGGCGCGATCGATAGGTTAATAAATCCATTATCATCAATCCGCACCACGTTGATATTCAAGCTCAAGCCCGCAGTTTCAATCACTGGGTTACCGGAAGTATCAATCTGGATGATTTCATCACCTAGATCAACTCTGGCCGTCTCGGACTCCTGTACCAATAGGGTTGGATCGGTTAGTAACTTGGCATGGCCACTGGTGATACTAGCTTCCAACCTGGATAGGAACTGTCTGGGATATTGGAAGATCTGAGGCAAGGAATAAGCTAGTTGTGCCGCTTGACCAATAAAGGATGGTTGTGGTGCTTGGGCATCAACAGGTGCTGTAGCCAAAACTGGGGCACCTGTGTCAGGATCAAGCAAGATTGGTGTATTCCCAAACGGTCCTGTCTGGAGCGCTGGTGGTAAGCCAGGTAGGTTAGCATTGATTACGCCACCGGGATTGAGGTAATAGGTGGCAGGAACACCAGGAACACCATTTGTACCATCCAGAATTGGTTGGCCGGTGGTTGGATCTACAACAATTCTAGGAGCATTTCCTGGTACAGCGTTGCGCTGTGGAGTTATTCCAGAAATACCAGGAGTTGTAGGACTATCTGTAAATGGTGAGCCTGGCTGGTTTTGTTGGAGTGGTACAAATTCACCTGAGATCGGATCTTGGGTAAGTTGTGTACCATCAGGATTGACAAATAATGGTGTGCCTGCCAAGGGATTATTACCAACTGGCCGTGAGAATACATCACCATCAGTGGTAGCAGGAGCCGCATTAAGCTCCCCAAAGTTGAGCACCGCCGTACCATCTCTCACGGTCACAAAGGTATTATCGATCCCAAAGGAGGAATTGGCCGAGAATCCCTGAGATTCGGTCAAGTTAATTTCCACAATCTTGACATTGATCGCCACCTGACGCTTGCGGATATCAAGTCTGGCTAGCTGGGCAGAGGCATACTCAACCTGGCTAGGAGTTCCGACCAAGGTAATTGAATTAGTCCGCTCTTCTGCGATTACGGAAAGCCCACTTAATGGTGCTAGAGAATTCTCATCCCGTTGAATACTTTCCAGAACCGGTACTTCTTCTAGGGGAATATTCTGAACGACCACGCCACCGGAGCCAACTTCTGCAGCTTGCGCCCCTGGGATCGGCCTCTGTCTGGTGATCGCCCGTTCTGCGCCCAAGCTAACCAGAAATGCCGAAGCTTCTCCAGCAGTGACTTGGTTCAGGCGATAGCTACGCGTGACAATGTTTTTGAGTGTAATTGGCAAATTAGCAGCTACAAAGATAGTCTTGCCAATCCGGTTAGCATCCAAACCAGTCAATCGCAAAACATTATTAAATACATCCTGTGCAGTTTCGTTCTCAATATCCAGAGAGATACGCCGATCGGCGGGATTACTTTGGTTGGCAGCAGTGTTTGTCTGACCCGACATATCATCAGCAAAAGCAACATTCAGACCCGCAACTCTGGCGATCAGAGCTAATACATCCCTAACCGGAGCCTCTCGCAAAGAAATTCTGGGCACTCGTTCCGCGCTACCCAAATCAATAAGATCAGGACGGAGCAGGGTATTGCTAACAGCGATGTCGCCAACCGGAGGTGGTACTGGGCGACGCTGCAGCGGTGGCACTACCCCTTGAATCCGGCCAGGTAACTGGGGATGCACTGGAGGCACTGTGGGCGGGATTGGTTGAGAAGTACGAGGCTTCCCATCTTTGGTGGTAACAGTTACCTGAGACTGAAATAGAGCCTCTTCTGAGGTGTTATCTACAGGCACTGTTGCAGTCTTAGGAACCGCATTATCGGGAATGTTACGTTGATTACTTCGCGCCTGAGCTATTTTTAAAGCCTCTACAGCCTGACGCCGACCCATAACTCTGGAATTAGGATTCGCTGAATTCGCTTCTACTAATTCTGATTCAGAAGCTTCTTTATTTGAATTTTGTGCTGCTCTAGCATTTAGTGGCATCGCCAGAAACATCTGGGGGAATACCGTTGCTGCCATCAGCCAGCAAAATAAAGATCGTTTATCCATGGTGCTGAACTCCTCATCATCTAAACCACATTGAAAACTATTAACACACTAGCTTGCGAAACTAAACCACCTGACCAAGACATGTTATCAAAATTTATGATTGTCTGGGTAAATTTAATGTAAATCTAACTACGGCGTTGTTGCTGCTTCTGCTTCTGCCGCTGCTGCCGCCGCTGCTGCTGCTACTGCCTCTCGATCTCGCTGCTCTAGAGCCAACAAAGCCTCTTCAGGAATAGCAACATAGGTTTGCAGGGTGAACTTGGTATCTAGCAGAGGTGGAAAATTAGCCAGAATCGCTTTTTCTTGCTCATCGGTTAATTCTAGACTGCCACCTAAGGCTATTTCCGTTGATGCCTTTTCTACACTAAAAGTTTTTACCACTAGTAAAGGTCTGAGCCTTTCAATGCGCTGCATATAGTCTAGGGTGTCTTGATAGGTAGCAGAAAAGGTAACCGAAAAGGTTTGAGCCACAAATTGCGAATCAATCTCTTCGGTTGCGATCGCACCGGTTGTGCTGGGGGTAAAACTCTCTAGTGCACCGGCAAATTCAATCGAAGCCAACGAATTGGAAACCACTCGTGGTTCCGGTAGCTGAGCATTCAAATCCAAAAGCAAGGTATCGGTTACATCGACATCAGGCAGGAATGAGAGGGCAGTGCGATTACGGTCTCTGGCATCATCAACTGATCCAGCCACACCAGCCTTACTGGCGATCTGGGCTTCCAAATTTTGGATCGATTGTTGCTTCTG
The sequence above is a segment of the Pseudanabaena sp. PCC 7367 genome. Coding sequences within it:
- a CDS encoding secretin N-terminal domain-containing protein; the protein is MDKRSLFCWLMAATVFPQMFLAMPLNARAAQNSNKEASESELVEANSANPNSRVMGRRQAVEALKIAQARSNQRNIPDNAVPKTATVPVDNTSEEALFQSQVTVTTKDGKPRTSQPIPPTVPPVHPQLPGRIQGVVPPLQRRPVPPPVGDIAVSNTLLRPDLIDLGSAERVPRISLREAPVRDVLALIARVAGLNVAFADDMSGQTNTAANQSNPADRRISLDIENETAQDVFNNVLRLTGLDANRIGKTIFVAANLPITLKNIVTRSYRLNQVTAGEASAFLVSLGAERAITRQRPIPGAQAAEVGSGGVVVQNIPLEEVPVLESIQRDENSLAPLSGLSVIAEERTNSITLVGTPSQVEYASAQLARLDIRKRQVAINVKIVEINLTESQGFSANSSFGIDNTFVTVRDGTAVLNFGELNAAPATTDGDVFSRPVGNNPLAGTPLFVNPDGTQLTQDPISGEFVPLQQNQPGSPFTDSPTTPGISGITPQRNAVPGNAPRIVVDPTTGQPILDGTNGVPGVPATYYLNPGGVINANLPGLPPALQTGPFGNTPILLDPDTGAPVLATAPVDAQAPQPSFIGQAAQLAYSLPQIFQYPRQFLSRLEASITSGHAKLLTDPTLLVQESETARVDLGDEIIQIDTSGNPVIETAGLSLNINVVRIDDNGFINLSIAPTIASIGDTRNISTDNFAGPVDLLIKRELESGQIRLRDNQTLILTGVIQDVDRQIINKVPFFGDLPILGTLFRSESTENTRNEVVILVTPRILDDSEYASQYGYTYQPGPEVQQVLDSNGIPFR